In one window of Streptomyces sp. NBC_00193 DNA:
- a CDS encoding esterase family protein — protein sequence MELTSTSFLVTLIVVTGLAMLAALLLWNRIPGPGWVRWPARLLMIGLCQLTAICVVATWINGSYGLYSSWDDLLGTEAGQNDSAMTGPPLGRAKFTLGGDGTRTTYFRGSHSKLAGQVIVWTPPEYDAPGAEKTRFPVLMLLHGYPGSPRSWLDIGDMPGALEQLVQLGAAHPFILVIPDLYPGGVNTDCTNTPQRKVASWLAEDVPDLVAKNFRTLPEPKGWGLMGISTGAFCAAKLPLQYPRAFRAGAALDPDPLTGDPDVLSDPVLRERNSPMWLVAHAKNTDVGLFLATSAQDKDSPPQQLTDFTEAARNSGVRIKTLVRPQGGHNFQTWIGMYPDALGWLSTEISPPSEAP from the coding sequence GTGGAGCTGACCAGTACGTCGTTCCTCGTCACGCTGATCGTCGTCACCGGGCTCGCGATGCTCGCCGCGCTGCTCCTGTGGAACCGGATCCCCGGCCCCGGCTGGGTGCGCTGGCCGGCCCGGCTGCTGATGATCGGCCTGTGCCAGCTCACCGCCATCTGCGTGGTGGCGACCTGGATCAACGGGAGCTACGGCCTCTACTCCTCGTGGGACGACCTGCTGGGCACCGAAGCCGGGCAGAACGACTCCGCCATGACCGGGCCGCCGCTCGGGCGGGCCAAGTTCACCCTCGGCGGCGACGGCACCCGCACCACGTACTTCCGCGGCTCCCACTCCAAGCTCGCCGGCCAGGTGATCGTGTGGACTCCCCCGGAGTACGACGCACCGGGCGCGGAGAAGACCCGGTTCCCCGTGCTGATGCTGCTGCACGGCTATCCGGGCTCCCCCCGGTCCTGGCTCGACATCGGCGACATGCCCGGCGCGCTGGAGCAGCTCGTCCAGCTCGGCGCGGCGCACCCCTTCATCCTGGTGATCCCCGACCTGTACCCCGGCGGCGTGAACACCGACTGCACGAACACCCCGCAGCGCAAGGTGGCGAGCTGGCTCGCGGAGGACGTGCCGGACCTGGTCGCCAAGAACTTCCGCACGCTCCCCGAGCCCAAGGGCTGGGGGCTGATGGGCATCTCCACCGGGGCCTTCTGCGCGGCCAAGCTCCCGCTCCAGTACCCGAGGGCGTTCCGGGCGGGCGCGGCCCTGGACCCGGATCCGCTGACCGGCGACCCGGACGTGCTGTCCGATCCGGTGCTGCGCGAGCGCAACAGCCCGATGTGGCTGGTCGCGCACGCGAAGAATACGGACGTCGGGCTGTTCCTGGCCACCTCCGCGCAGGACAAGGACAGCCCGCCGCAGCAGCTGACCGACTTCACCGAGGCGGCCCGGAACTCCGGGGTACGGATCAAGACCCTGGTCCGCCCTCAGGGCGGGCACAACTTCCAGACCTGGATCGGCATGTACCCCGACGCACTGGGGTGGCTCAGTACCGAGATCTCACCGCCGTCCGAAGCCCCGTAG
- a CDS encoding DUF1326 domain-containing protein, which yields MSETTAAVPRWHAAGDWFDTCKCNVPCPCSFAQLPTHGDCDGILAWHIREGRYGDVPLDGLNVLMLGSFVGNIWAEHTDTYAAVFVDERADDLQRGALQMIFGGQAGSWPAEMVGMMGAEMRGMEFAPIEIEVADDLASWRAVVPGRVEAGAVALTGPTTPEGARVQSTNLPGSETGPGQVATWGRSTVDRADAHGFLWSREGRSSKHITFDWTGP from the coding sequence ATGTCCGAAACGACGGCGGCCGTTCCCCGGTGGCACGCGGCGGGCGACTGGTTCGACACCTGCAAGTGCAACGTGCCCTGCCCCTGCTCCTTCGCGCAACTGCCCACCCACGGCGATTGCGACGGCATCCTGGCCTGGCACATCCGCGAGGGCCGCTACGGCGACGTACCGCTGGACGGCCTGAACGTGCTGATGCTGGGCTCCTTCGTCGGCAACATCTGGGCCGAGCACACGGACACGTACGCCGCGGTCTTCGTCGACGAACGCGCCGACGACCTCCAGCGCGGGGCCCTTCAGATGATCTTCGGTGGGCAGGCGGGCAGCTGGCCCGCCGAGATGGTGGGCATGATGGGCGCCGAGATGCGCGGCATGGAGTTCGCCCCCATCGAGATCGAGGTCGCCGACGACCTCGCGAGCTGGCGGGCCGTGGTGCCGGGCCGGGTCGAGGCGGGCGCGGTCGCGCTCACGGGACCCACGACTCCGGAGGGTGCGCGCGTCCAGTCGACCAACCTGCCGGGTTCGGAGACCGGACCGGGCCAGGTCGCGACCTGGGGCCGCTCGACGGTGGACCGTGCCGATGCCCACGGCTTCCTCTGGAGCCGAGAAGGCCGGTCCAGCAAGCACATCACCTTCGACTGGACGGGGCCCTGA
- a CDS encoding VOC family protein codes for MRITATAICLTVEDTTTSSTFLTRHFGFKETMAAEGFASLSHPDGPNVVFVRRGLEVLPEELREQHAAGVLLAFTVADLPAEYERLRAEGVPIVMEPRVEPWGERVFLVADPNGVIIELVDWVETAAEPAAGTTA; via the coding sequence ATGCGGATCACCGCTACCGCCATCTGCCTCACCGTCGAGGACACCACGACCTCATCCACCTTCCTGACCAGGCACTTCGGATTCAAGGAAACGATGGCCGCCGAAGGCTTCGCTTCCCTCTCCCACCCCGACGGCCCGAACGTGGTCTTCGTACGGCGCGGCCTGGAGGTGCTCCCCGAGGAGCTCCGCGAGCAGCACGCCGCCGGGGTGCTCCTCGCGTTCACCGTGGCCGACCTGCCCGCCGAGTACGAGCGGCTGCGCGCCGAGGGCGTCCCGATCGTCATGGAGCCGCGCGTGGAGCCCTGGGGCGAGCGGGTGTTCCTGGTGGCCGACCCCAACGGCGTGATCATCGAGCTGGTCGACTGGGTCGAGACCGCGGCCGAGCCGGCCGCCGGCACCACCGCCTAG
- a CDS encoding enoyl-CoA hydratase/isomerase family protein, with translation MKIEADTAAADTADTVLCAVEGRTGVITLNRPRALNALTHPMVLRIAEALTGWERDPGVEQVLIRGAGDRGLCAGGDIRAIHDDAKAGTRASAAFWRDEYRLNAYIARYPKPYVALMDGIVMGGGVGVSAHGSVRVVTGRSRVAMPETGIGFVPDVGGTHLLARAPGLLGTHLALTGSAVGAADALLCGLADHFVPADRLPELTAELAGAPAREVLGRYAADAGPAALAGARGWIDHCYAAGTVEEIVDRLLGYGEPEAKEAAETILAKSPTALKVTLEAVRRAAALGALEPVLEQEFRVSCNALTSPDLVEGIRAQVVDKDRSPRWSPPTLGEVTEQDVARFFAPLAGDGPGIAAG, from the coding sequence GTGAAGATCGAAGCCGACACCGCAGCCGCCGACACCGCCGACACCGTCCTGTGCGCCGTCGAAGGCCGCACCGGGGTGATCACCCTCAACCGCCCCAGGGCCCTCAACGCCCTCACCCACCCCATGGTGCTCCGCATCGCCGAGGCCCTGACCGGCTGGGAGCGGGATCCGGGCGTGGAGCAGGTGCTCATCCGCGGCGCCGGTGACCGGGGGCTGTGCGCGGGCGGGGACATCCGGGCCATCCACGACGACGCGAAGGCCGGGACGCGGGCTTCGGCCGCCTTCTGGCGCGACGAGTACCGGCTCAACGCGTACATCGCCCGCTATCCCAAGCCCTACGTCGCCCTCATGGACGGCATCGTGATGGGCGGCGGAGTCGGCGTGTCCGCCCACGGCAGCGTGCGCGTGGTCACCGGGCGCTCCCGCGTCGCCATGCCTGAAACCGGCATCGGCTTCGTCCCGGACGTCGGCGGCACCCACCTGCTGGCCCGCGCTCCCGGCCTGCTCGGCACGCATCTCGCCCTCACCGGCTCCGCGGTGGGCGCCGCCGACGCGCTGCTGTGCGGGCTCGCCGACCACTTCGTCCCCGCCGACCGGCTGCCGGAGCTGACCGCCGAGCTCGCCGGGGCCCCGGCCCGGGAGGTGCTGGGCCGGTACGCCGCCGATGCCGGGCCGGCGGCGCTGGCCGGAGCGCGGGGCTGGATCGACCACTGCTACGCCGCCGGCACCGTGGAGGAGATCGTGGATCGGCTGCTCGGATACGGGGAGCCGGAGGCGAAGGAGGCCGCCGAGACGATCCTCGCCAAGTCCCCGACCGCCCTCAAGGTGACCCTGGAGGCCGTGCGCCGGGCCGCCGCGCTCGGCGCGCTGGAACCGGTGCTGGAACAGGAGTTCCGGGTCTCCTGCAATGCGCTGACCTCCCCCGACCTGGTCGAGGGCATCCGGGCGCAGGTCGTCGACAAGGACCGCAGCCCGCGCTGGTCCCCGCCCACCCTCGGCGAGGTCACCGAGCAGGACGTGGCCCGCTTCTTCGCCCCGCTGGCCGGTGACGGCCCCGGGATCGCCGCGGGGTGA
- a CDS encoding TetR/AcrR family transcriptional regulator C-terminal domain-containing protein has protein sequence MTTDRSGAGDPVRTLELLWREPGQGAPSGRRGPRQGLTVDAVVDGAIALADEAGQGGGAGLAALTMRALAQRLGVTPMTLYTYVPGKAELLDLMLDAAYLAMERGEPGPEESWREKVARVAEDNRALYLRHPWMGEVSVTRPPLGPGVIGKYECELAAFEGIGLTDVEMDAALTHLLGFVHAQALAAADTAAHNARQSDQEWWELSAPLLERAMDPERYPLAGRVGSAVGGYSPETVWDFGLRCVLDGIARLLERG, from the coding sequence GTGACCACGGACCGGAGCGGCGCGGGCGACCCCGTCCGCACGTTGGAGCTGCTGTGGCGCGAGCCGGGGCAGGGGGCGCCCAGCGGGCGGCGCGGGCCCCGGCAGGGGCTGACCGTCGACGCCGTCGTCGACGGTGCGATCGCGCTCGCCGACGAGGCGGGGCAGGGCGGCGGGGCCGGGCTGGCCGCACTGACCATGCGGGCGCTGGCCCAGCGGCTGGGGGTGACCCCCATGACCCTCTACACCTACGTCCCCGGCAAGGCCGAGCTGCTCGACCTGATGCTGGACGCCGCGTACCTGGCCATGGAGCGCGGCGAGCCGGGCCCCGAGGAGTCATGGCGGGAGAAGGTCGCCCGCGTCGCCGAGGACAACCGCGCGCTGTACCTGCGGCACCCGTGGATGGGCGAGGTGTCCGTCACCCGGCCCCCGCTGGGCCCCGGAGTGATCGGCAAGTACGAGTGCGAGCTCGCGGCCTTCGAGGGCATCGGCCTCACCGACGTGGAGATGGACGCCGCCCTGACCCACCTCCTCGGCTTCGTCCACGCGCAGGCCCTGGCCGCCGCCGACACCGCCGCGCACAACGCCCGCCAGAGCGACCAGGAGTGGTGGGAGCTCAGCGCCCCGCTGCTGGAACGGGCCATGGACCCCGAGCGCTACCCCCTCGCCGGGCGGGTCGGCAGCGCGGTCGGCGGGTACAGCCCCGAGACCGTGTGGGACTTCGGCCTGCGCTGCGTCCTGGACGGGATCGCGCGGCTGCTGGAGCGGGGCTGA
- a CDS encoding molybdopterin-dependent oxidoreductase, giving the protein MIRTKPRRAGPGTPRRPGRNALGAVGGLLAAFAGLAVAQLAAAAVRPEAAPLTAVGGAVVDATPAAVKEWAIRRFGTDDKLVLTLGNGALLAAVAIAAGLLAVRRPAAGTALAAAFGVLSAAAALSRPEAAWQDALPSLAGGFAAAGALYLLVRAIPPPRPRPSGTGPPGAMDRRGFGRLALATLALSAGAGYAGRRLGAFGDAGATASRAGFVLPPPTVPAPPVPAGAELRIPGTTPFITPNRAFYRVDTALVVPRVDADTWRLRVHGDGVSKPLALGLRELLARPLVEHDATLTCVSNEVGGPYAGNARWLGVRLADLLREAGVRPPSQGGPADQLVARSVDGMTIGTPVEAVMDGREALLAVGMNGEPLPFAHGFPVRMIVPGLYGYVSACKWLRELRLTTFAAYDAYWVRRSWAQQAPVKTQSRIDTPRPFAEVAAGRVAVAGVAWALHRGIARVEVRVDAGPWREARLGAADGDDTWRQWVWLWEAAPGGHTLQVRATDRTGAVQTGERAGTLPDGATGRHTVTVRVRG; this is encoded by the coding sequence ATGATCCGTACGAAACCGCGGCGGGCCGGCCCCGGCACGCCCCGCAGGCCCGGCCGCAACGCGCTCGGCGCCGTCGGCGGACTGCTCGCCGCCTTCGCCGGCCTCGCCGTGGCCCAGCTCGCCGCGGCGGCCGTCCGGCCCGAGGCCGCCCCGCTCACCGCTGTCGGCGGGGCCGTGGTCGACGCGACCCCGGCCGCCGTCAAGGAGTGGGCGATCCGCCGGTTCGGCACCGACGACAAGCTGGTCCTGACCCTGGGCAACGGCGCCCTGCTGGCCGCCGTGGCGATCGCGGCCGGTCTGCTCGCCGTACGCCGCCCCGCCGCGGGCACCGCCCTCGCGGCCGCCTTCGGCGTGCTCAGCGCGGCGGCCGCACTCAGCCGGCCGGAGGCGGCCTGGCAGGACGCGCTGCCCTCACTGGCGGGCGGGTTCGCGGCCGCCGGAGCGCTGTACCTCCTGGTCAGAGCCATCCCGCCGCCCCGCCCACGACCCTCCGGCACCGGCCCGCCCGGCGCCATGGACCGGCGCGGTTTCGGCCGCCTCGCCCTCGCCACCCTGGCCCTCTCGGCCGGAGCCGGGTACGCCGGGCGGCGGCTCGGCGCCTTCGGGGACGCGGGAGCCACGGCCTCGCGGGCCGGGTTCGTCCTGCCCCCGCCCACCGTGCCCGCCCCGCCCGTACCGGCCGGGGCGGAGCTGCGGATCCCCGGAACCACCCCCTTCATCACCCCCAACCGGGCGTTCTACCGGGTGGACACCGCCCTGGTCGTCCCGCGCGTGGACGCTGACACGTGGCGGCTGCGCGTGCACGGGGACGGGGTCTCCAAGCCCCTCGCCCTCGGCCTGCGGGAGCTGCTCGCCCGGCCCCTGGTCGAGCACGACGCCACCCTCACCTGCGTGTCGAACGAGGTCGGCGGCCCGTACGCGGGCAATGCCCGCTGGCTGGGCGTGCGCCTCGCCGACCTGCTCCGCGAGGCGGGGGTGCGGCCGCCTTCGCAGGGCGGTCCCGCGGACCAGCTCGTGGCGCGCTCGGTGGACGGGATGACGATCGGCACCCCCGTCGAGGCCGTGATGGACGGCCGGGAAGCGCTGCTGGCCGTGGGCATGAACGGCGAGCCGCTCCCCTTCGCACACGGTTTCCCCGTCCGGATGATCGTGCCGGGCCTGTACGGGTACGTCTCCGCGTGCAAGTGGCTGCGCGAGCTGCGGCTCACCACCTTCGCCGCGTACGACGCGTACTGGGTGCGCCGCTCCTGGGCGCAGCAGGCTCCGGTCAAGACCCAGTCGCGCATCGACACCCCGCGCCCCTTCGCCGAGGTCGCGGCGGGCCGGGTGGCGGTCGCCGGGGTGGCGTGGGCGCTGCACCGGGGCATCGCGCGGGTCGAGGTACGGGTGGACGCGGGCCCGTGGCGGGAGGCCCGGCTCGGCGCGGCGGACGGGGACGACACCTGGCGCCAGTGGGTGTGGCTCTGGGAGGCGGCTCCCGGCGGGCACACCCTCCAGGTCCGCGCCACGGACCGCACCGGCGCCGTACAGACGGGGGAACGCGCCGGCACTCTCCCCGACGGCGCCACCGGCCGGCACACGGTGACGGTCCGGGTGCGGGGCTAG
- a CDS encoding DNA repair exonuclease: MNTSATAPIRVAHLADLHIGSALRGLADYPGAPAIDRREAPYEALRAAVRRIVEGGYDAVLIAGDVFDRRHCDARALAACQDALGTFHEAGLRTVVVSGNHDAETPLPHKLHLPPSVRWLGADAPESVTWPDLGITVHGQSVAEPDERRDLAAGFPSATPGAVNIGLLHTSLHGAWSRRVCAPADPRTLARAGYDYWALGHVHHRLVPGAGAFAAYPGNTHARGPAETGGRGYTELLIDPDSGGGRRRIGILPVDTAPVRYETLHLPYPETAEADLRDRLAAVPAPSGGGAVVWTLSAATPPGLLHEARALAGPATMVCPAEGAAVSC; this comes from the coding sequence GTGAACACCTCCGCGACCGCGCCGATACGCGTGGCCCACCTGGCCGACCTGCACATAGGCTCCGCCCTGCGCGGGCTGGCGGACTACCCCGGCGCGCCCGCGATAGACCGGCGCGAAGCCCCGTACGAGGCCCTGCGCGCGGCCGTGCGCCGCATCGTCGAGGGTGGCTACGACGCGGTGCTCATCGCCGGGGACGTCTTCGACCGCCGCCACTGCGACGCCCGGGCGCTGGCCGCCTGCCAGGACGCCCTCGGCACTTTCCACGAGGCGGGCCTGCGCACGGTGGTGGTCTCGGGCAACCACGACGCCGAGACCCCGCTGCCGCACAAACTGCACCTGCCGCCCTCGGTGCGCTGGCTCGGCGCCGACGCCCCCGAGTCGGTGACCTGGCCCGACCTCGGCATCACCGTCCACGGCCAGTCGGTGGCGGAGCCCGACGAGCGCCGCGACCTCGCGGCCGGCTTCCCGTCCGCGACCCCCGGCGCCGTCAACATAGGGCTGCTGCACACCAGCCTGCACGGGGCCTGGAGCCGCCGGGTCTGCGCACCGGCCGACCCGCGGACGCTGGCCCGCGCCGGGTACGACTACTGGGCGCTGGGCCACGTCCACCACCGGCTGGTCCCCGGAGCCGGTGCCTTCGCCGCCTACCCGGGCAACACCCACGCCCGCGGCCCCGCAGAGACGGGCGGCCGTGGTTACACGGAGCTGCTGATCGACCCTGACTCCGGCGGCGGCCGTCGCCGGATCGGGATCCTTCCGGTGGACACGGCCCCGGTGCGCTACGAGACGCTCCACCTCCCGTACCCGGAGACCGCCGAGGCCGACCTGCGGGACCGGCTCGCGGCCGTCCCGGCGCCGTCGGGCGGCGGCGCCGTCGTCTGGACCCTCAGCGCCGCCACCCCGCCCGGTCTGCTCCACGAGGCACGCGCCCTGGCCGGCCCGGCCACCATGGTCTGCCCGGCCGAGGGCGCGGCCGTCTCCTGCTGA
- a CDS encoding cytochrome P450 translates to MPPHVIDPAGGCPHALNARLRARGAVAEVVLPGGVPGAVVLGHEALKEFLAHPDVAKSARHFPALHDGTIPADWPLRVFANAQGMHTADDADHRRLRSLVGNAFTVRQVERLRPRIEELTDALLADLERAAEASPDGVADLRTHVALPLPMSVICELLGVDPEHRGRLHELTHTAVIATDTTPAEVMAAVRELIELIGAIAATRRADPGEDLTSALIAARDDDGDRLSEAELTGTMRLMLVAGHETTLNLISNAVRALCTHRDQLALVLEGKATWSDVVDETLRYDGPVSWFPFRYPTRDLTIDGTVIPQGTPVLAGYTAAGRDEAVHGPDADRFDLTRPTAARNLSFGHGAHYCVGAPLARLEATIALGALFTRFPDLDLAVPEAELPHQRSFIGNSVESLPVRLRGFGRR, encoded by the coding sequence GTGCCCCCGCACGTCATCGACCCCGCGGGCGGCTGCCCGCACGCCCTCAACGCCCGGCTGCGCGCCCGGGGCGCCGTGGCCGAGGTGGTGCTTCCCGGCGGGGTCCCCGGCGCGGTCGTCCTCGGCCACGAGGCGCTGAAGGAGTTCCTCGCCCACCCCGATGTGGCCAAGTCCGCCCGGCACTTCCCGGCCCTGCACGACGGCACCATCCCCGCGGACTGGCCGCTGCGCGTCTTCGCCAACGCCCAGGGCATGCACACCGCCGACGACGCCGACCACCGCCGGCTGCGCTCCCTGGTGGGCAACGCCTTCACCGTCCGGCAGGTGGAGCGGCTGCGCCCCCGCATCGAGGAGCTGACGGACGCGCTGCTGGCCGACCTGGAGCGGGCGGCGGAGGCCTCCCCGGACGGGGTGGCGGACCTGCGCACGCACGTCGCCCTCCCGCTCCCGATGAGCGTGATCTGCGAACTCCTCGGCGTGGACCCCGAACACCGCGGGCGGCTGCACGAGTTGACCCACACCGCCGTCATCGCCACCGACACCACCCCGGCCGAGGTCATGGCGGCCGTGCGTGAGCTCATCGAGCTGATCGGCGCCATCGCCGCCACCCGCCGGGCCGATCCGGGCGAGGACCTGACGAGCGCGCTGATCGCCGCCCGGGACGACGACGGCGACCGGCTCAGCGAAGCCGAACTCACCGGCACCATGCGGCTGATGCTGGTCGCGGGCCACGAGACCACGCTCAACCTGATCAGCAACGCCGTACGCGCCCTGTGCACCCACCGCGACCAGCTCGCGCTGGTCCTGGAGGGGAAGGCCACGTGGTCGGACGTGGTCGACGAGACCCTGCGCTACGACGGCCCGGTCAGCTGGTTCCCGTTCCGCTACCCGACCCGCGACCTGACCATCGACGGGACCGTGATCCCGCAGGGCACCCCGGTCCTCGCCGGCTACACGGCGGCCGGCCGCGACGAGGCCGTCCACGGCCCGGACGCCGACCGCTTCGACCTGACCCGCCCCACCGCCGCCCGCAACCTCTCCTTCGGGCACGGCGCCCACTACTGCGTCGGAGCCCCGCTCGCCCGGCTGGAGGCCACCATCGCCCTGGGAGCCCTCTTCACCCGCTTCCCGGACCTGGACCTGGCCGTGCCCGAGGCCGAACTCCCGCACCAGCGCAGCTTCATAGGCAACAGCGTCGAGTCGCTGCCGGTCCGCCTACGGGGCTTCGGACGGCGGTGA
- a CDS encoding DUF2182 domain-containing protein, which yields MRLDRKALSPPLRPANLLSARRLAFAWSVMASIALLAWVLVVDQARDMGVEPGTMGMGVPLFLLLWLVMMIGMMFPSVAPVALTWVRAIGRRSPTGVVRAARTTEFLAGYLLAWTAFGLIAYGLLAGTGALVDEHPGAGRWIGAGAFLVAGLYQFGPWKDLCLRHCRSPMGQLVRYAGFRPRARDLRVGAHHGAYCVGCCWGLMVVLVPLGVMNVLAMAAVAVVIFVEKLWRLGPVFSQVVGAAFLVLAVLSLFQPWLLPGLIPPQSPMTEMLRP from the coding sequence GTGCGCCTCGACCGGAAGGCCCTGTCACCCCCTCTCCGGCCGGCGAATCTGCTGTCGGCCCGCCGGCTTGCGTTCGCCTGGTCCGTGATGGCGTCGATCGCCCTCCTGGCTTGGGTGCTGGTGGTCGACCAGGCCCGTGACATGGGGGTCGAGCCGGGAACCATGGGCATGGGCGTCCCGCTGTTCCTGCTGCTGTGGCTGGTCATGATGATCGGCATGATGTTCCCGTCGGTGGCCCCGGTGGCCCTCACCTGGGTGCGGGCCATCGGGCGCCGGTCGCCCACGGGAGTCGTGCGGGCAGCTCGTACCACCGAGTTCCTGGCCGGGTACCTGCTGGCCTGGACGGCCTTCGGCCTGATCGCCTACGGGCTCCTCGCCGGGACCGGGGCCCTGGTGGACGAGCACCCGGGCGCCGGGCGCTGGATCGGCGCCGGGGCGTTCCTGGTCGCCGGGCTGTACCAGTTCGGCCCGTGGAAGGACCTCTGCCTGCGGCACTGCCGGAGCCCGATGGGCCAGCTCGTGCGCTACGCGGGCTTCCGGCCCCGGGCCCGCGATCTGCGGGTCGGGGCGCACCACGGGGCGTACTGCGTGGGCTGCTGCTGGGGGCTGATGGTGGTGCTCGTCCCGCTGGGCGTCATGAACGTCCTGGCGATGGCCGCGGTGGCCGTGGTGATCTTCGTCGAGAAGCTGTGGCGGCTGGGCCCCGTCTTCTCGCAGGTCGTCGGGGCAGCCTTCCTCGTACTCGCGGTGCTGAGCCTCTTCCAGCCCTGGCTGCTGCCGGGCCTGATCCCGCCGCAGTCGCCCATGACGGAGATGCTCCGCCCCTAG
- a CDS encoding SDR family oxidoreductase — protein MAQVRRTLEGKVALVAGATRGAGRGIAVALGAQGATVYVSGRSTRGKRSEYDRPETIEETAELVTAAGGHGIAVVADHLVPEQVEALVGRIDSEQGRLDVLVNDIWGGERLFEWESTVWEHDLDKGLRLLRLAVETHAVTSHYALPLLLRQPGGLVVEMTDGTAEYNASRYRVSFFYDIAKSAVLRMAFALGHEVGPRGATAVALTPGWLRSEMMLDAFGVTEANWRDALKTVPHFGISETPLYVGRAVAALAADPELSRWNGQSLSSGQLARVYGFTDVDGSRPDAWRYMVEVQDPDLPADPTGYR, from the coding sequence ATGGCGCAGGTACGGCGGACTCTCGAAGGCAAGGTGGCCCTGGTGGCCGGGGCGACCCGCGGGGCGGGCCGGGGCATCGCGGTCGCCCTGGGGGCCCAGGGCGCGACGGTGTACGTGAGCGGGCGCAGTACGCGCGGCAAGCGCTCGGAGTACGACCGGCCCGAGACGATCGAGGAGACGGCCGAGCTGGTCACGGCGGCGGGCGGGCACGGAATCGCGGTGGTCGCGGACCACTTGGTGCCCGAACAGGTCGAGGCGCTGGTCGGGCGGATCGACTCCGAGCAGGGCCGGCTCGACGTGCTGGTGAACGACATCTGGGGCGGCGAGCGGCTCTTCGAGTGGGAGAGCACGGTCTGGGAGCACGACCTGGACAAGGGTCTGCGGCTGCTGCGGCTGGCCGTGGAGACCCACGCGGTGACCAGCCACTACGCGCTCCCGCTGCTGCTGCGCCAGCCGGGCGGGCTGGTGGTGGAGATGACGGACGGCACCGCGGAGTACAACGCGAGCCGCTACCGGGTCTCCTTCTTCTACGACATCGCCAAGTCCGCGGTGCTGCGCATGGCGTTCGCCCTCGGACACGAGGTGGGACCGCGCGGAGCGACGGCGGTGGCCCTGACCCCGGGCTGGCTGCGGTCGGAGATGATGCTCGACGCCTTCGGTGTCACCGAGGCGAATTGGCGGGACGCGCTGAAGACGGTCCCGCACTTCGGCATCTCGGAGACCCCGCTCTACGTCGGCCGCGCGGTCGCCGCCCTGGCCGCCGACCCGGAACTGTCCCGCTGGAACGGGCAGTCGCTCTCCAGCGGGCAGCTCGCCCGGGTCTACGGCTTCACGGACGTGGACGGCAGCCGGCCGGACGCCTGGCGGTACATGGTCGAGGTCCAGGACCCCGACCTCCCGGCGGACCCCACCGGTTACCGGTAG